Proteins encoded within one genomic window of Pseudorasbora parva isolate DD20220531a chromosome 3, ASM2467924v1, whole genome shotgun sequence:
- the rfc5 gene encoding replication factor C subunit 5: MASTSKAQTQTRNLPWVEKYRPQTLDDLISHQDILSTIQKFISEDRLPHLLFYGPPGTGKTSTILACAKQLYKDKEFNSMVLELNASDDRGIDVVRGPILSFASTRTIFKKGFKLVILDEADAMTQDAQNALRRVIEKFTENTRFCLICNYLSKIIPALQSRCTRFRFGPLSQSQMIPRLEHVIQQESIDITPDGMKAIVTLSTGDMRRSLNILQSTHMAYGKVTEEMVYTCTGHPLRSDIANILDWALNKDFTTAYNQILQLKTLKGLALHDILTEVHLLIHRVDFPPSIRMGLLIKLADIEYRLASGTNEKIQLSSMVAAFQAVRDIVVSDG; encoded by the exons ATGGCATCAACAAGTAAAGCACAAACTCAGACGAGAAATTTACCATg GGTTGAGAAGTACAGGCCACAGACATTAGATGATCTCATCTCTCACCAAGATATCCTGAGCACAA tcCAGAAGTTCATCAGTGAAGACCGATTGCCTCATCTGCTCTTTTATGGACCTCCAGGAACAGGAAAGACCTCTACTATACTCGCATGTGCCAAACAGCTGTACAAAGATAAAGAGTTCAACTCCATGGTTCTGGAG CTCAATGCATCAGATGACCGTGGTATAGATGTGGTGAGAGGGCCGATCCTCAGCTTTGCCAGCACGCGAACCATCTTCAA GAAAGGTTTTAAGTTGGTGATCCTGGACGAGGCGGATGCTATGACCCAGGACGCACAGAATGCTTTGAGGAGAG TCATTGAGAAGTTCACAGAGAACACGCGTTTCTGTCTGATCTGTAACTACCTTTCAAAGATCATACCTGCGCTGCAGTCTCGATGCACGCGGTTTCGTTTCGGGCCCCTGTCCCAGAGCCAGATGATCCCCAGACTAGAGCATGTGATACAGCAGGAGAG CATTGACATCACTCCAGATGGCATGAAGGCCATTGTGACCCTCTCGACAGGGGACATGAGACGATCACTAAACATTTTACAG AGTACCCATATGGCCTATGGGAAGGTGACGGAGGAGATGGTGTACACATGCACTGGACATCCTCTCAGATCAGACATCGCCAACATACTGGACTGGGCCCTCAATAAAGACTTCACCACTGCGTATAACC AAATTCTGCAGCTCAAAACTCTGAAAGGTCTGGCCCTTCATGACATTTTAACTGAAGTCCATCTTCTCATTCACCGCG TGGATTTCCCACCCTCTATCCGCATGGGTTTGCTTATAAAACTTGCAGATATTGA GTATCGTCTGGCCTCGGGAACCAATGAGAAGATCCAGCTGAGCTCAATGGTTGCTGCTTTCCAGGCTGTTAGAGACATAGTAGTCAGCGATGGATAG